A single genomic interval of Streptomyces sp. NBC_00663 harbors:
- a CDS encoding type 1 glutamine amidotransferase — MSDNQLRVVWIYPDLLSTYGDQGNVLVVERRARQRGLDVARLDVRSDQPIPTSGDIYLIGGGEDRPQRLAAERLRRDGGLHRAVENGAIVFSVCAGYQILGHEFINDLGQREPGLGLLDVVSVRGEGARCVGDVLADIDQRLGLPPLTGFENHQGVTHLGPTARPFANVRLGNGNGTGDGTEGAYNDTVFGTYMHGPVLARNPLIADLLLKLALDVNALPPTDDRWYEALRNERIAAAQQPA, encoded by the coding sequence GTGAGCGACAACCAGCTGCGGGTCGTCTGGATCTATCCCGACCTGCTCAGCACCTACGGCGACCAGGGCAACGTCCTGGTCGTGGAGCGCCGGGCGCGGCAGCGGGGCCTCGACGTGGCCCGGCTCGACGTGCGCAGCGACCAGCCGATCCCGACCTCCGGGGACATCTACCTCATCGGCGGCGGTGAAGACCGTCCGCAGCGGCTCGCGGCCGAGCGGCTGCGCCGGGACGGCGGACTGCACCGGGCGGTGGAGAACGGCGCGATCGTGTTCTCGGTGTGTGCCGGGTACCAGATCCTCGGGCACGAGTTCATCAACGACCTCGGCCAGCGTGAGCCGGGTCTCGGGCTGCTCGATGTCGTGTCCGTACGCGGTGAGGGTGCGCGGTGCGTCGGTGACGTCCTCGCCGACATCGACCAGCGCCTCGGGCTGCCCCCGCTGACCGGCTTCGAGAACCACCAGGGCGTCACCCACCTCGGCCCCACCGCCCGCCCGTTCGCCAACGTCCGCCTGGGCAACGGCAACGGCACGGGCGACGGCACGGAGGGCGCGTACAACGACACGGTCTTCGGTACGTACATGCACGGTCCCGTCCTGGCGCGAAACCCGCTGATCGCCGACCTGCTGCTGAAGCTGGCGCTCGATGTGAACGCGCTGCCGCCGACCGACGACCGCTGGTACGAGGCGCTGCGCAACGAGCGCATCGCGGCGGCGCAGCAGCCGGCCTAG
- the def gene encoding peptide deformylase → MRNSSIPGTRGRVRPLTLLGDPVLHTPCEDVTDFGPELATLVEDLFATMYAAQGVGLAASQIGEPLRVFVYDCPDDEDVRHLGHVVNPRLVEADGVVIRGPEGCLSLPGLEAGTERFDHAVVEGFTMTGEPVTVHGTGWFARCLQHECDHVDGKVYADRLTGWRHSKLRRQVSRTSWGRAARRP, encoded by the coding sequence ATGCGAAACAGCTCCATTCCGGGCACCCGCGGCCGTGTCCGGCCCCTCACGCTGCTCGGTGACCCCGTCCTGCACACCCCGTGCGAGGACGTCACGGACTTCGGCCCGGAACTGGCGACGCTCGTGGAGGACTTGTTCGCGACGATGTACGCGGCCCAGGGAGTGGGCCTCGCGGCCAGCCAGATCGGCGAGCCGCTGCGGGTGTTCGTCTACGACTGCCCCGACGACGAGGACGTCCGGCACCTCGGCCACGTGGTCAACCCGCGCCTGGTGGAGGCCGACGGCGTGGTGATCCGCGGCCCCGAGGGCTGCCTGTCCCTGCCGGGTCTGGAGGCGGGCACGGAACGCTTCGACCACGCGGTGGTCGAGGGCTTCACGATGACGGGCGAGCCGGTGACGGTGCACGGCACGGGTTGGTTCGCGAGGTGCTTGCAGCACGAGTGCGACCACGTGGACGGCAAGGTCTACGCGGACCGCCTGACGGGCTGGCGCCACAGCAAGTTGAGGCGACAAGTGAGCCGCACTTCTTGGGGCCGGGCGGCGCGGCGTCCCTAG
- a CDS encoding MurT ligase domain-containing protein has product MAGNSDPLTPRAKIAVTAGKAVAAASRAAGRGSGSVIGGRVALKLDPDLLARLAQNLDVVLVSATNGKTTTTRLIAEALRAAGPVVSNALGANMPAGITSALAGSSEARYGVIEVDEKYLAGVARDTDPKCIALLNLSRDQLDRAAETRMLAENWREGLAGSKAVIIANADDPLVVWAASSSPNVVWVAAGQMWKDDAWSCPSCGGVMQRPGDDWFCGECGFRRPTPSWALSGDHVLDPHGSAWPIHLQLPGRANKANAASSAAVAAVFGVPPQVALERMYQVQAVAGRYDVVQFQQRDLRLLLAKNPAGWLETFSLIDPPPTPVILSVNARGADGTDTSWLWDVDYTRLTGHPICVVGDRKLDLAVRLEVANQHFQVCENLDQAVQLCPPGRIEVIANYTAFQDLRRRVGN; this is encoded by the coding sequence ATGGCAGGCAACTCGGACCCGCTCACGCCGCGGGCCAAGATCGCCGTGACCGCCGGTAAGGCGGTCGCAGCGGCATCGCGCGCCGCAGGGCGCGGCAGCGGTTCGGTGATCGGCGGCCGGGTGGCACTCAAGCTCGACCCCGACCTCCTCGCCCGGCTCGCCCAGAACCTGGACGTGGTTCTGGTGTCGGCCACCAACGGCAAGACCACGACCACGCGGCTCATCGCGGAGGCGCTGCGTGCCGCCGGTCCCGTCGTCTCCAACGCGCTCGGCGCCAACATGCCCGCCGGCATCACCTCGGCGCTGGCCGGCAGCTCGGAGGCGCGCTACGGCGTGATCGAGGTCGACGAGAAGTACCTCGCCGGCGTCGCCCGGGACACCGACCCCAAGTGCATCGCGCTGCTCAACCTCTCCCGCGACCAGCTCGACCGGGCCGCCGAGACCCGGATGCTCGCCGAGAACTGGCGTGAGGGGCTCGCGGGCAGCAAGGCCGTCATCATCGCCAACGCCGACGACCCGCTGGTCGTGTGGGCCGCCTCCTCCTCTCCCAACGTCGTCTGGGTCGCCGCCGGGCAGATGTGGAAGGACGACGCCTGGTCCTGCCCGTCCTGCGGCGGCGTGATGCAGCGGCCCGGCGACGACTGGTTCTGCGGGGAGTGCGGGTTCCGGCGGCCGACGCCGAGCTGGGCGCTGTCCGGGGACCACGTCCTCGACCCGCACGGTTCCGCCTGGCCCATTCATCTACAGCTCCCCGGCCGCGCCAACAAGGCCAACGCCGCCTCCTCGGCCGCTGTCGCCGCCGTGTTCGGCGTACCGCCGCAGGTCGCGCTGGAGCGCATGTACCAGGTGCAGGCCGTGGCCGGGCGCTACGACGTCGTGCAGTTCCAGCAGCGCGACCTGCGGCTGCTGCTCGCGAAGAACCCGGCCGGCTGGCTCGAAACGTTCAGCCTCATCGATCCGCCACCCACCCCGGTGATCCTCTCCGTGAACGCGCGCGGCGCCGACGGCACCGACACCTCGTGGCTGTGGGACGTCGACTACACGCGGCTGACCGGCCACCCGATCTGCGTCGTCGGCGACCGCAAGCTCGACCTGGCGGTACGCCTGGAGGTCGCCAACCAGCACTTCCAGGTCTGCGAGAACCTCGACCAGGCCGTGCAGCTGTGCCCGCCGGGCCGTATCGAGGTCATCGCGAACTACACCGCCTTCCAGGACCTGCGCCGCCGCGTCGGCAACTGA
- a CDS encoding TetR family transcriptional regulator: MDTTQRTDQQRSADRRRRELLEAADRVVLRDGPHASMNAIAAEAGITKPILYRHFGDKGGLYAALATRHTDALLDSLRAALDAPADRRERVAATLDTYLAAIEARPQVYRFLMHPAEGGQVGDQGFDVGKHSAPLLRRMGEELAQVIEERLDLGPGSQQLARVWGHGIVGMMHAAGDWWLGERPCSRAELVESLADLLWGRLAAAGDKVGGPGF, encoded by the coding sequence ATGGACACCACGCAGCGGACCGATCAGCAGAGGTCCGCCGACCGCCGTCGGCGCGAGCTGCTGGAGGCCGCGGACAGGGTGGTCCTGCGTGACGGACCCCATGCCTCCATGAACGCGATCGCCGCGGAAGCGGGCATCACCAAGCCGATCCTCTACCGTCACTTCGGTGACAAGGGGGGACTTTACGCGGCGTTGGCCACGCGGCATACCGATGCGCTGCTGGATTCTCTGCGGGCCGCGCTGGACGCGCCCGCGGATCGGCGGGAGCGGGTCGCGGCCACGCTCGACACCTACCTCGCGGCGATCGAGGCGCGGCCTCAGGTGTACCGGTTCCTGATGCATCCCGCGGAGGGGGGTCAGGTCGGCGACCAGGGGTTCGATGTCGGCAAGCACAGCGCGCCGTTGCTCCGCAGGATGGGCGAGGAACTGGCTCAGGTCATCGAGGAGCGGCTGGATCTCGGGCCCGGCAGCCAGCAGTTGGCTCGGGTGTGGGGGCATGGGATCGTCGGGATGATGCATGCGGCCGGTGACTGGTGGCTGGGCGAACGGCCTTGTTCCCGGGCCGAGTTGGTGGAGAGTTTGGCCGACCTGTTGTGGGGGCGGCTGGCTGCGGCGGGGGACAAGGTGGGCGGTCCGGGGTTCTGA
- a CDS encoding cupin domain-containing protein, with translation MTAQEGLLVPPGHGRVVQTPAQHVTFKVTGTHSRMASTFEVIVPPGFDVGAHVHTRSEELFYVLEGELDVLAFEPRVRTPDNWQRWESGSGNRVVRATPGTVIVVPPGCPHAFANPTDSPAKMFFQASPPPDHERYFEELLEILSDGGPPDHEAIEELRSRHDIQQLTPLRHR, from the coding sequence GTGACGGCTCAGGAAGGGCTGCTGGTCCCGCCGGGGCACGGCCGGGTGGTCCAGACCCCCGCCCAGCACGTCACCTTCAAGGTGACCGGCACGCACTCGCGCATGGCGTCCACCTTCGAGGTGATCGTCCCGCCGGGCTTCGACGTGGGCGCCCATGTGCACACCCGCAGCGAGGAGTTGTTCTACGTCCTCGAGGGCGAGCTGGACGTGCTCGCCTTCGAACCACGGGTGCGCACCCCGGACAACTGGCAGCGCTGGGAGTCCGGTTCGGGCAACCGGGTGGTACGGGCGACACCGGGCACGGTGATCGTCGTACCCCCGGGCTGCCCGCACGCGTTCGCGAACCCGACGGACTCCCCGGCCAAGATGTTCTTCCAGGCGTCCCCGCCGCCCGATCACGAGCGGTACTTCGAGGAGCTGCTGGAGATCCTGAGCGACGGGGGCCCGCCGGATCACGAGGCGATCGAGGAGTTGAGGTCGAGACACGACATCCAGCAACTCACTCCACTCCGGCACAGGTGA
- a CDS encoding acyl-CoA dehydrogenase family protein, producing MAEFTMELNDEQKEVRDWLHGFAADVIRPAAAEWDEREETPWPVIQEAAKVGIYSLDFYAQQYFDSTGLGIPMAMEELFWGDAGIALSIVGTGLAAVGVLANGTEEQIGTWIPQMYGDANDVKVAAFCSSEPDAGSDVASMRTRAVYDEAKDEWVLNGTKTWATNGGIANVHVVVAVVDSELGSKGHASFIIPPNTPGLSQGQKFKKHGIRASHTAEVVLENVRVPGSCLLGGKEKLDERLARARERAKAGGERVKNAAMATFEASRPAVGAMAVGTARAAYEVALDYAKTREQFGRPIIDNQGVAFQLADMRTSIDAARLLVWRASWMAINGKQFTAAEGSMSKLFASETAKKVTAQAVQILGGNGYTREYPVERMHRDAAIYTIFEGTSEIQRLVIARTLSGMSIR from the coding sequence ATGGCCGAGTTCACCATGGAGCTCAACGACGAACAGAAGGAGGTCCGGGACTGGCTGCACGGCTTCGCGGCCGATGTGATCCGCCCCGCGGCCGCCGAATGGGACGAGCGTGAGGAAACTCCCTGGCCAGTCATCCAGGAGGCCGCCAAGGTCGGCATCTACTCGCTCGACTTCTACGCCCAGCAGTACTTCGACTCCACCGGCCTCGGCATCCCCATGGCGATGGAGGAGCTGTTCTGGGGCGACGCGGGCATCGCGCTGTCGATCGTCGGCACCGGCCTCGCCGCTGTCGGCGTCCTCGCCAACGGCACCGAGGAGCAGATCGGCACCTGGATCCCGCAGATGTACGGCGACGCCAACGACGTCAAGGTCGCGGCGTTCTGCTCCTCCGAGCCCGACGCCGGCTCCGACGTGGCCTCGATGCGCACCCGCGCGGTGTACGACGAGGCCAAGGACGAGTGGGTCCTGAACGGCACGAAGACCTGGGCGACCAACGGCGGCATCGCCAACGTCCACGTCGTCGTCGCGGTCGTCGACTCCGAGCTGGGGTCCAAGGGCCACGCGTCCTTCATCATCCCGCCGAACACGCCCGGCCTGTCCCAGGGCCAGAAGTTCAAGAAGCACGGCATCCGCGCCTCGCACACCGCCGAGGTCGTCCTGGAGAACGTGCGCGTCCCCGGCTCCTGCCTGCTCGGCGGCAAGGAGAAGCTCGACGAGCGCCTCGCCCGGGCCCGGGAGCGGGCGAAGGCGGGCGGCGAGCGCGTGAAGAACGCGGCGATGGCCACGTTCGAGGCATCCCGCCCGGCCGTCGGCGCGATGGCGGTCGGTACCGCCCGGGCCGCCTACGAGGTCGCCCTCGACTACGCCAAGACCCGCGAACAGTTCGGCCGCCCGATCATCGACAACCAGGGCGTCGCCTTCCAGCTCGCCGACATGCGTACGTCCATCGACGCCGCCCGCCTCCTGGTCTGGCGCGCCTCGTGGATGGCGATCAACGGCAAGCAGTTCACCGCCGCCGAGGGCTCGATGTCGAAGCTGTTCGCGAGCGAGACGGCGAAGAAGGTCACCGCCCAGGCGGTCCAGATCCTCGGCGGCAACGGCTACACCCGCGAGTACCCGGTGGAGCGCATGCACCGGGACGCGGCGATCTACACGATCTTTGAGGGCACGAGCGAGATCCAGCGGTTGGTGATTGCTCGGACGCTCTCGGGGATGTCCATCCGGTAG